TTACAAATTACATAGAGAGAAGAGCACAACACCAAAGATGTCACCACCGGTACAACGCCAAAAGGGACCATATGTAAACTACCACATTGAGTCGAGGTCGAGCCATCAACACGACCTGCTTTGGTTGTTAGTCGATTGACAACACGGCTCGTGCTGGTACACGAGTTGCTTTCGCCGTAATCGTGTAAGAAAGAAAGCAGTCTTGCTGACTCCCATGAGTGTCTTGCTGACGAGACGACGCCATGGTTTCCGTTCGCAGCTGTTCGTCGAAAACCATGTTTCATGATGGTGGAGTCACGTCTGGTTCGGTCAGTTAGCATCTCTGGATCGACGAGGCCACATACAATACGTGATGAATGGTCACTAGGACAAGAGAGAAGTGTCCCTGTGGGACATGGAGTTTCTTAGGCCAGGCTCAAATGATCCtggatgaacagtaaaatcataaaacattttttttaaattcaaTCTTTGTTTGTGGCAAACATTAAGAAATGTTTCGAGTGCTTGCAAAGTTTAATCACGGAATACATTTGTGTAAGTCATGGCAAGAAAACAAAATCGATGCTCCAAAGATGCTACTTTCGAAAGCATTTTGAAGCGTTGATTTTAATATATATTATCTTTGCCACGACTTTCACGAATGTGATTCCATGATGAAATTTGCAAGCACTCAAAACATTCCTTAATATTTGTCACCAAAAGAAAAACAGATTATTTTTCATATATatttttgattttactgttcatgccaGTAGCATTTGAGCTCGAGCTCAGAGTAGGACTTTTCGGCCCTGTGCTACTTCCTCAGTGATCCAATCATACACCATCTTCCTGTGCAATGGCCATGGAGTATCACTGTTAGTTGTGCACTGTGCTGATGTTCTCAAAGTTGCGACTAGACCAGGTGGAGAACCTCAGAAAATAGACAGATAGATTGGTACTGGTGTTGACGGGCAGCGGAGGGGACCTTAGCTGCTGCTAACCGGATAACCCCATCTTTTATTCGCCTCTTCAAGAGGAAGAGATGCTGTCACGCACTGTCCGATCGCGACGTCCTACCAAAACCAATCACTCTCACATTCACGGACACAACAGTAACTGCCACCACTAGGGGGTACCCGAAAAATCGGTGGATCAACATGTGGATTTTCACCCAGACTGGTAATTTTCACTCACTGCATCCGTCAGAGGACATGGCCAAATTCTGAATTCCTCCACAGGCCTTGACACAGGCCACTGAGGTCCAGTTCTGAATTTCATGACGTTCTGAATAGAGCTACAGCTTTGTATATCATCAGCCAAGTGCAGGAAACAACACACCAACAGATTTCTCAGTTCCTAAAACAAGAATTTCCCTCTAAAGAACAGAACAAATGAAATCAAAAGGGCTTCATGAATAAGTCAATGTTAAGGAACAGTTTGGTTCGCAGGGCAGTTCCAATGGGGAACATAAGGAGCATAAacaggaggacggagtgcatggtCTTCTCGACGCGTAACTGTGGGGATCTATAAGGTCCATGTTTCCCTGACATGAACATTTCCCAACTTCGATCCTACAACAATAGATATGCGCCGCTTCCGGCGCGGGGGGAGGGGATCGGATCCGCGCAAGCCAGCCAGTCAATCATCCCCTGCCGTGCAATCTCTAAAATGGTGCTGGCTTTGGCGGCAGATGGACCGGAGGAGGTCGTGTGGGAACTGAATGGTGCTGATCACCATCAACACTTGCCGCAATAACTTACAAGCTCGATGAAACTACATTTCGTCGAGTCACCGGATGTAGCTCCTAACAAATGATGTCGCTCCAATGCTACTTAAGCTGTCGGAACTCTGTATAACAGGAAAAGGAAGACAGTTAAGAGGAACGCCGCCTGAAGTGGAGTTATATAGACAGGAAAACCATATTTTCAAAGATCAAGCAAGTACCTGGGACTTGGGAGACGGAAACACGTTCCAAAACCGGAGCGTCTCGTCACCAGCACCAGTAACAATTGTCTGTTGATGTCGATATTGATAAGAGAAAAAAAAAACAGTGAGAACAAAGTACACTAGATACCTCAAACAGAAGAACAGAACTAAAAAAATGTCAGGTCCATAGTATAGGGATCAAAGAGGGAGTATTTCACCTGTCCATCAGGGGAGATGGCTAAATATAATACTCTGAATGTATGTCCTGTCAACGTGGCAAGCTATACAAATAGAGAGAATGGACACAATTAATAACTAATGAGAGACAGTATGGTATAAATGAGCTGCAGTGTAAGCTTGTGACATACCTTTgacatcgttggataccgccacACTATTATCTGATTCTGGGAGTATCCGTGGGTGCTAACAAGCTCATTCACGTTCTTTGACCACACAAGATTACACACCTGTTAAGACATTTAGCATCATCAGTACATGTAAAGAACAGCGTGTTTAACTCTACCCATTCACAATTCTACATAAGCAATCCCGTGCCTTCAGAAAACATGATATCTGTGCAGGTCTCTTAACATGAACAACTAAAAGAATCAATTTTGTCTACAGCTACTAAAGCATAGCAATTAAAATATCCATGGACTATTTCCAAAAGGAATCCATGATACCATTTTATATGAATTTTGCGCTTTTTAGGAGGATGGAACTGTAAGTAATTCGGTTGCATTATATAAGAGCTGTACAGGTGATCTAAAACTTCAGTTTTTGTACAACAGAGCTCAGCCAGTCTAgatcttttctgatttttgcaggGTAACTAGTGAATTGGTATGGCTGAAGTATTCAGTCAGTAACGGTGCTAAAAGGCTACAAGACTTTCCCGGATTAAGAGTAGATAtgatatgattatacttgaaaCTTGAAGTGCAAATAAGAAATCAATTTAATTCAAAAACACAAACAAGGGATGCATGTAGCTGATAGATGAACTAGATAACTAGATTATTACCTGACTCCCTGTATCCATGGAACTCAAGTGTGTATTTGTGGTCGTATTCCAAAATCTTATGCATCTATCTGCAGTTCCACCACCAGATGCAAGAAGGCCATGTAGATGAGGTGACCAGGCAATAGCTTTCACAGCTGCTGTGTGCTCAGTATACTTCAGCACTGGCTGTACTGAATGTTGATTCCAAACAAAAAGCTggtaaaagaaagaaaaaaaatagcaTGAGCAAAAGAAGACAAGATCTTGAATACCATGTGCCATGCACTTTACTGTGATGGAAACTTATTGGTATGAATCTTACTTTGTTGTCGTTTCCACCAGATGCAAGCTGGCGGTTATCATAAGACCACTTGAGCCCACAGACCTGATAAGTTCAGAAATTTGTAAGTAAATTATAAATTATTTGGAACTGCAAAATGGAGGACCAATATGGTGATCCAAACGTTGGACAGACTGGTAAAAGATTGTAatgatgtactccctctgtaaagaaatataagagcgtttaggtcactgctttagtgatctaaacactcttatatttctttacggggGGAATACATAACACGCCATATTATATGAATAGTCAGGGGAATATTACCTCAGATTTATGCCCGGTGAGTTTGCTAACATAGTCCTCCGGAGCACGGAGATCATGGTGAAGGATGTTCTTGTCACGACTGCCAGAAGAAAGCAATGAAGAGTTCCAGGCAAGAGCACCTACTCGCATGCGATGGCTTTCCATGGTTCTCATTCTTTTACAGCGTGTTGCATCCCatatctaaataagataacatcGAAGATGATAATCAGAAACTCAGAATTTAGACACCCCTGGAATGTCAAATTGTTATACCAATACCAAACATTAACAGGATTACTAAGTTTTACCAACCGAAATATGGGCTAAAGTACACATTGATAAAGATGATGTTTACATTAATTCAGGTTATTTACAAAACTTTATCGTTTCCCTCGTTCATTGGTGGTATATGCGCAGCACTGACTTGACGTATTGGTCATGATTTTTTCTAGAAGAAATTGGTATAAGCAGGAAGAAATATTATCATCAACTAAGTAACCCCTGATGAAAGTACCCTGCTGGTGAGCTGTAGTAGTATTGCAAATTTCTGAAACTCCCACAATCTTACTTCGATGTCGTTTCCACAATGCAAGGTTTACTACTGTATTATTTTGTGTTTGAATTGAAGCTTTCGGCAAAAATAAATTGAAGTATCATCCTAAACTCTGACAGATCCTGAACATGTCATTTGATCAATTTCAGATGGGAGCAAGATGAAAACCTGGACGGTGCCTTGGTTAGTCCCTACAGCAAGGTGGGTGCCACGCTGCGCCCAACTGACGGAACAAACGGTGTCGTCCGCCCCCAAATCGCAGAGCTTGGTGACCTGCGGAGCCATAAACTTGTTTATTAGGATCTCTCTCTCCAATCCTCAGAAAAGGAATCGTGCGAGGATGACATTGGTTGCGCGCACACACACCTTGCTGCTGCATGCATTCCACAGGTAGACGCAATTCCCCAATCCGACCGAGAGGACATTGTGCGAAGACCAATCCACGAGGTTGAGGTAGAAGTCGTCCTGCAATGCGGGCGCATCCAGCACCTGGCATCAACAGAAGGCAGGAGAATCACATTCCCGTGAGATTCTCTCTTTGCGCATGAAAATTATGAGGAAAAATCGAACCTTTGGCGACCAGGGAGGAAGATAAAGAGGAATTCCCCACACCAAGAAAGCAAATAAAGAAGTGAAATCGGAAGCAAGCAAGCGACCAACCTTGTAGGGCGACCTCGGGATCTTCCTGGGGCCGGAGCCCTTGGGGGTGAAGATGCCTGGGAAGAGGAGGTCCTGGTCGTCCCCGCCGGCGAAGAGCGCCCTCTTGGCGTTCCGCGGCACCTCGGCCTTGAACCGGAATATGTTGCCGCCGGCCGGGGACCCGACGGGCgaggccgcggaggaggaggaggccccgGCGGAGGAGGCGAGGCGGTCGGGCGTGTCGGGCCCGAAGAGCGCCGCGCGGAGGAGCGCGCAGTAGGGCGAGGGGGGCGCGGCCGCGGCGGCAgatccggaggaggaggagggggcgggggcgAGGTCGAAGAGCGCGAGGTTGGATCCAGTGCGGCTGGGGATGAAGCGGTCGCTGTAGACGGTGCGGGAGGCCGGCGTGGCCGGGGCCGAGGAGGCGGACGACGACGCCGGACCGCGCGCCGGGGCGCCCTCGGCGGAGGAGGGCGGCCAGGAGGGCGCCGCTCCGGAGGCGTGGCGCGAGGCGTGCGTGCTCGACGGCGTCGGCGGCTTCGAATTGGCGTCCGCCGGCGACGGCGGCTGCTGGTGCTGGTGGTGGTCCATGGCGAGGCGGATTGGGGATCGGGGGgaaggaggggtggggggtggggtgtGATGGGTTCTCGCGCCGCTTGCTGTTGATGGCGTCGTTTCTCTCGCGCGCTTTCTCTCTCCTCTCTCACGCTCACGC
This genomic window from Aegilops tauschii subsp. strangulata cultivar AL8/78 chromosome 4, Aet v6.0, whole genome shotgun sequence contains:
- the LOC109776994 gene encoding protein FIZZY-RELATED 2, producing the protein MDHHQHQQPPSPADANSKPPTPSSTHASRHASGAAPSWPPSSAEGAPARGPASSSASSAPATPASRTVYSDRFIPSRTGSNLALFDLAPAPSSSSGSAAAAAPPSPYCALLRAALFGPDTPDRLASSAGASSSSAASPVGSPAGGNIFRFKAEVPRNAKRALFAGGDDQDLLFPGIFTPKGSGPRKIPRSPYKVLDAPALQDDFYLNLVDWSSHNVLSVGLGNCVYLWNACSSKVTKLCDLGADDTVCSVSWAQRGTHLAVGTNQGTVQIWDATRCKRMRTMESHRMRVGALAWNSSLLSSGSRDKNILHHDLRAPEDYVSKLTGHKSEVCGLKWSYDNRQLASGGNDNKLFVWNQHSVQPVLKYTEHTAAVKAIAWSPHLHGLLASGGGTADRCIRFWNTTTNTHLSSMDTGSQVCNLVWSKNVNELVSTHGYSQNQIIVWRYPTMSKLATLTGHTFRVLYLAISPDGQTIVTGAGDETLRFWNVFPSPKSQSSDSLSSIGATSFVRSYIR